The genome window CCCACGACCCACACACCCCGCACAGGGCCGGCTCTTCCCGAAGGTTTGCTTATTCTGCCTCTGGGCACCTGCGTCTAGTCACAGGGAGTTACCAGGAAGGCTGCCTTCAGCAAAGAAGCCGTAAACTCCAGGAAAAGGCCAAGTGCCAAACGACCATCCTCTGCATGCTACCCACACACTTACTCTGCCCACGGCATGCGGGGCAGTGCATGCTCGGGTCCAGAACGTGCGCAAACCGCAGCCCAGACCTCACGAGCACACCTCAGGGCAGGACAACAACCTCAATTACATGAAAACAAGGTAATAAAAGTGTGAACGATAACATACCGAAAAGAATAAAGAGGCTTTGGGGTGTGACTCTCTTTAGAGGACAGCAGAGCAAGGCAGCGGAGGGACAGGGAAAGGGAGAGGTCAGGGGGCGAGTTGCCAATCGTCCACCACGAGGAGGCAGCCCCGCAGGCGTGCAGGTTGATGGATGATGAAGTTGTCAGGATGTTAATATTCAAGGGCAGGTTGGTTTCCGGAGAGCAGGGTTTgagggggaatttttttttatttatttatggttttgttttgtttcaagcaACAACAGGAAGCAGAAGTACCGTGCAGTCAGTTGGCAAAGAAATTCCGGATCagggcaagaaaaaaaattgggaaaggggaaggggagaaaagaaaaaaagtagcaaAAACACAGGTCAGTAAATACATAAGAAAACACGCTGTCCCATCAGTCAAGACCACACACATTACGAGCCACGCGCTGGGCGGGCGGACGGCAAGAGGGCGCCCCCTTGCCGCCCTGCTCGCTTCCCCGTAACCAGGCCCTCCAGAACCTATCTCCTGGGGCTGCCGCCAGCCTCCTGGGGCCTCCCGGCCAGGCGCATGTGGACTGGCTATCGGTGGACAgtgttgccaggagctgggacagGGCTCAGAGGCCGAGTCCCAGTGCCGGTCAGCAGGCGTGAGCAGCTCCTTACAGAGGACACCCGGTCCTCCGGGAGCGAACTGCTCTCAGACTTGATCACTTCACCCCTGTACCCCAAGCTGAACCTATCCCCCAAGACAAGCGGGGGCCCTCCTGCCACCTCAGGGACTGTGGCTGGCGCCCctccccagaggcgcccgcaggcCTCTGCAGACCAAGGCTTGTTGGGCTCCAAATGCCAAGGTGGCTTCCCTGCACCAAGTAATCCAGCTCTCACTGCTGTGGAGTTAGAAACGTACACTGAGGTGCTGAGGCAAACAGGACAACTCCAAGCACTGCGGGAAAGGAGGCGGCAGGGAGTGATGCCAGCGCAAAGAGAACAGTGACACCGCTAGGCCCCCAGCGCCCGGGAGGCAGGTGGGGGGCTCAGCCTGCACTAGAACCTGGGAGCACAACTCCCTGCTCCCTGCCTTTCCAGGAGGAACGGCCTGGAGGGAGGAGCCACGTACCTCGGGGTTGAGGTTGCTGACCAGCAGGACAGAGTTCCCTGCCCCCGCCAAGCCAGGGATGGCGATACGGcctgctgccgccgctgccgccgctgccgaCGGGATGGCCAGAGGCGCCAGGGCCCCATGCACATTAGGAACAGAGAgacctggggagggagaggcggCCAAGTGAGCAACCCGCCCCTCTCCCACAGGGCAGACACAAGGCCAGGCCGCCCTCATGCACGAGGACACGCTGGAGGTGGTGTCACTCTCGATCCCATGCCCGCCCATGGCCCGCAGTGCCTGCCCTCACAGCACAGGTTGTGCTGGGTTTGGACCCGTCCACATGCGCCAAACAGCACAGGAAGCTCCGGCCCCGCGGGCGCCTCAGCCAGGCGCACATGCGGGGGCCCTCACCATGCAGACGGCACGCGGGGCAGGACGCAGCAGGCTAGGACTGTCACGcgggtgggtgggagagcacctggcccccaggccccaggagggACTCCTGGGTGTGCCCGCCCGGCTCACGCCACTCCGCTTACCGGGCCACTGAACCGCACCCACTAGGGACACATCCCTCCAAGCGTGTGCGCTGGTCCTCGCTCGTGGCTTGAAGGGAACCAGACCAGAGACTGCTGGGTTAGTTGGGGCTCCGCCCGGCCTGGCCTACAGCTGCCCTGTCCAGGCTCCATGGGGACCCAGAGGCCCGTGCCCAGAAAGGGGGGGCTCCCGCAAGAGCAGACGTGCGGAGCCAGTGTGGAGTAGGGGGTTTGAGTACCTGCAGCCTGAGGGATGGCAAAGGTGGGAGGGAAACCAGCTCCTGCATACGGAGAGGCGGACATGATACCTGGCGCACCTGGAAACACACCAGACCTGAGGGTGGCGCCCAGGCCTCCACGGCACATCTCCCAGGCCCGCCTCCTGGGCGCGCGGCCTTACCAAAGGCGGCGGCCACGGTCTGATCCAGTGCTGGCTGGCTGTCGCCAGAGGGCAGGTCCGGGCGCGTGTAGTCACGGCTCTTATCGTTGTTGTACTTGACGTTCAGGCTAGTGAGCTTGGAGAAGTCGATGCGCAGCGTGCAGCAAGCATTGTAGATGTTCTGCCCGTCCAGCGACAGCTTGGCGTGCTGCGCACTCATGGGGTCGGCGTACTGCAGCAGCGCCTGGAACTGGTTGTTCTTGGTGAAGGTGATTATCTTCAGGACTGTGCCAAACTTGGAGAAGATCTGAGGGAAAAGCACATGCGGTGTGTCCCGCCAAGGCAGTGGGTCCTGCCGCCCCAGCCCCACCTGAGGGAAACCCACCCACTTACCTGGTGCAGCACGTCCAGGGTCACCGGGTAGAAGAGGTTCTCCACGATGATCCTGAGCACCGGGCTCTGTCCAGCCATAGCCATCCCAGCGTCCACCGCTGCAGCAGAGGCAGCCAAGGCCAGGTTCCCTGACTGGACTGAGTTTACAGCCTGCAGGGCTGCCTGGGCCCGCTGTGGGGGGAACAGCTTTGAGTCCTGCTGCTCCCAGGCCCGCTGCCCCCCACCCGCACCCGAGGGGCACCGCACCGCCTGATTAGGAGAGCTGTCGGTCTTGAGCTCCTTGTGGTTGGAGAACTGGATGTAGATTGGCTGGCCCCGCAGCACCGGCGTCACTGATGTGTAGTAGTTCACCATAGTGTTGGCTGCCTCCTCTGTGTTCATCTCAATGAAAGCCTAGTATGCACAGGGTGGGGTCAGCCAGGTCGAGACCATGGAGCCCCGCTGCCCCAGGGGTGGGCCTCATACCAGCCTTGTAcctggtttttccctttcagcatcAGGAGGTTGGTGACCTTCCCGAAAGGCAGTCCGAGGGAGATGACCTCCCCCTCGGTGACGTCGCTGGGGAGCTTGCGGACGTGGATCACCCTGGAGGGCACGCCTGCACTCCTGCTGTCCCCTTTGAACTTCTTGCTGTCGTTTCCATTTGCTGCGGGGAACGGGGTTCAAGTGGTACCGAGGCTTTCCCGGGAAGCAAGGTAACCCCCCTTGGCATCAGCTTCCCCCTGCCCGGAGGCGCCCCTGCCCAGCTCCCAGGAAAGCAGGGCTTGAGGTCACAGAGGCAGAGAGGTGGTTACCTGTGGAGGCCGAGTTGCTACTCATGATAAACGGGCCGTTAGTGACGCAGGCAGAGAAGAGCTCGTCAGATCCCCGCTGCCAAGAGAGGGGAGGGCTAAGTGGGACTCCAGGGCCCTGGGCTGCAGCCACCCCATGCCCAGCTTGTCCTCCCTGTGCCCTAGGACCTCTGGTCCTGCCCAGGCCCCAAcacagctcctcccctacctgcgTAGCCTGGGGGCTTTCCAGAAGCAGggccgggggttggggggtggaatGGCACGTGGCCCCATCTCCACCTTCCCTGTCTGGACACAGGGCTCAAGCTGGCCACTCCCAGGCTGTGCTTCACCCGCGACGACTGTCCCAGCCCACAGGACAAAGCCCCCTTGTCACACTGCAGCCACCGGCTCGGCTGCAGGAGCCTGTCCTACTTTCCAGCCATCGGAGGAAACCAGAGCCTGACAACCAGTAACACTGCCTCTCTGGCGGCAGGGTGAGGACTCCCTGCGACGCCAGCCACCAGTCTTCTTTCCAGAAACAACGTGTTTTCTCATTAGCCTCAATCTAATTGAATCATTAGCTGGAGCCTGGGCTTAGAGCAGGCAGGCGTCCCTCCCGCCAGGGAGGACAGAGCCCAGACCCAGGTGGGGCCCTGCCCCCGGAAACAGCAGGGCTGGAGCCCATGGGGCAGGGGCTCCCCAACCGGGAACTGGGAACCATTCCTCAAACAGGGTCTGTGGTGCAGGTAGGGCTTCCCACTCCCAACCTGGCCAGAACAGGAGGACCTGGAAAGACCAGCCCAGCCTGGGCCTCCAGCTCTCAGAGGAGAACCAc of Vicugna pacos chromosome 22, VicPac4, whole genome shotgun sequence contains these proteins:
- the PTBP1 gene encoding polypyrimidine tract-binding protein 1 isoform X4, with translation MDGIVPDIAVGTKRGSDELFSACVTNGPFIMSSNSASTANGNDSKKFKGDSRSAGVPSRVIHVRKLPSDVTEGEVISLGLPFGKVTNLLMLKGKNQAFIEMNTEEAANTMVNYYTSVTPVLRGQPIYIQFSNHKELKTDSSPNQARAQAALQAVNSVQSGNLALAASAAAVDAGMAMAGQSPVLRIIVENLFYPVTLDVLHQIFSKFGTVLKIITFTKNNQFQALLQYADPMSAQHAKLSLDGQNIYNACCTLRIDFSKLTSLNVKYNNDKSRDYTRPDLPSGDSQPALDQTVAAAFGLSVPNVHGALAPLAIPSAAAAAAAAGRIAIPGLAGAGNSVLLVSNLNPERVTPQSLFILFGVYGDVQRVKILFNKKENALVQMADGSQAQLALSHLNGHKLHGKPVRITLSKHQNVQLPREGQEDQGLTKDYGNSPLHRFKKPGSKNFQNIFPPSATLHLSNIPPSVSEDDLKMLFSSNGGVVKGFKFFQKDRKMALIQMGSVEEAIQALIDLHNHDLGENHHLRVSFSKSTI
- the PTBP1 gene encoding polypyrimidine tract-binding protein 1 isoform X3, translating into MDGIVPDIAVGTKRGSDELFSACVTNGPFIMSSNSASTANGNDSKKFKGDSRSAGVPSRVIHVRKLPSDVTEGEVISLGLPFGKVTNLLMLKGKNQAFIEMNTEEAANTMVNYYTSVTPVLRGQPIYIQFSNHKELKTDSSPNQARAQAALQAVNSVQSGNLALAASAAAVDAGMAMAGQSPVLRIIVENLFYPVTLDVLHQIFSKFGTVLKIITFTKNNQFQALLQYADPMSAQHAKLSLDGQNIYNACCTLRIDFSKLTSLNVKYNNDKSRDYTRPDLPSGDSQPALDQTVAAAFGAPGIMSASPYAGAGFPPTFAIPQAAGLSVPNVHGALAPLAIPSAAAAAAAAGRIAIPGLAGAGNSVLLVSNLNPERVTPQSLFILFGVYGDVQRVKILFNKKENALVQMADGSQAQLALSHLNGHKLHGKPVRITLSKHQNVQLPREGQEDQGLTKDYGNSPLHRFKKPGSKNFQNIFPPSATLHLSNIPPSVSEDDLKMLFSSNGGVVKGFKFFQKDRKMALIQMGSVEEAIQALIDLHNHDLGENHHLRVSFSKSTI
- the PTBP1 gene encoding polypyrimidine tract-binding protein 1 isoform X5, encoding MSSNSASTANGNDSKKFKGDSRSAGVPSRVIHVRKLPSDVTEGEVISLGLPFGKVTNLLMLKGKNQAFIEMNTEEAANTMVNYYTSVTPVLRGQPIYIQFSNHKELKTDSSPNQARAQAALQAVNSVQSGNLALAASAAAVDAGMAMAGQSPVLRIIVENLFYPVTLDVLHQIFSKFGTVLKIITFTKNNQFQALLQYADPMSAQHAKLSLDGQNIYNACCTLRIDFSKLTSLNVKYNNDKSRDYTRPDLPSGDSQPALDQTVAAAFGAPGIMSASPYAGAGFPPTFAIPQAAGLSVPNVHGALAPLAIPSAAAAAAAAGRIAIPGLAGAGNSVLLVSNLNPERVTPQSLFILFGVYGDVQRVKILFNKKENALVQMADGSQAQLALSHLNGHKLHGKPVRITLSKHQNVQLPREGQEDQGLTKDYGNSPLHRFKKPGSKNFQNIFPPSATLHLSNIPPSVSEDDLKMLFSSNGGVVKGFKFFQKDRKMALIQMGSVEEAIQALIDLHNHDLGENHHLRVSFSKSTI
- the PTBP1 gene encoding polypyrimidine tract-binding protein 1 isoform X2 encodes the protein MMAPFQAEMKWTAAHFPAQSSPVRGGLRWGDWRNPHCALGIRARPALPPAEVLWAPVPNVVLFSLCSIVPDIAVGTKRGSDELFSACVTNGPFIMSSNSASTANGNDSKKFKGDSRSAGVPSRVIHVRKLPSDVTEGEVISLGLPFGKVTNLLMLKGKNQAFIEMNTEEAANTMVNYYTSVTPVLRGQPIYIQFSNHKELKTDSSPNQARAQAALQAVNSVQSGNLALAASAAAVDAGMAMAGQSPVLRIIVENLFYPVTLDVLHQIFSKFGTVLKIITFTKNNQFQALLQYADPMSAQHAKLSLDGQNIYNACCTLRIDFSKLTSLNVKYNNDKSRDYTRPDLPSGDSQPALDQTVAAAFGLSVPNVHGALAPLAIPSAAAAAAAAGRIAIPGLAGAGNSVLLVSNLNPERVTPQSLFILFGVYGDVQRVKILFNKKENALVQMADGSQAQLALSHLNGHKLHGKPVRITLSKHQNVQLPREGQEDQGLTKDYGNSPLHRFKKPGSKNFQNIFPPSATLHLSNIPPSVSEDDLKMLFSSNGGVVKGFKFFQKDRKMALIQMGSVEEAIQALIDLHNHDLGENHHLRVSFSKSTI
- the PTBP1 gene encoding polypyrimidine tract-binding protein 1 isoform X1 — encoded protein: MMAPFQAEMKWTAAHFPAQSSPVRGGLRWGDWRNPHCALGIRARPALPPAEVLWAPVPNVVLFSLCSIVPDIAVGTKRGSDELFSACVTNGPFIMSSNSASTANGNDSKKFKGDSRSAGVPSRVIHVRKLPSDVTEGEVISLGLPFGKVTNLLMLKGKNQAFIEMNTEEAANTMVNYYTSVTPVLRGQPIYIQFSNHKELKTDSSPNQARAQAALQAVNSVQSGNLALAASAAAVDAGMAMAGQSPVLRIIVENLFYPVTLDVLHQIFSKFGTVLKIITFTKNNQFQALLQYADPMSAQHAKLSLDGQNIYNACCTLRIDFSKLTSLNVKYNNDKSRDYTRPDLPSGDSQPALDQTVAAAFGAPGIMSASPYAGAGFPPTFAIPQAAGLSVPNVHGALAPLAIPSAAAAAAAAGRIAIPGLAGAGNSVLLVSNLNPERVTPQSLFILFGVYGDVQRVKILFNKKENALVQMADGSQAQLALSHLNGHKLHGKPVRITLSKHQNVQLPREGQEDQGLTKDYGNSPLHRFKKPGSKNFQNIFPPSATLHLSNIPPSVSEDDLKMLFSSNGGVVKGFKFFQKDRKMALIQMGSVEEAIQALIDLHNHDLGENHHLRVSFSKSTI